A stretch of Planococcus citri chromosome 5, ihPlaCitr1.1, whole genome shotgun sequence DNA encodes these proteins:
- the Taf1 gene encoding transcription initiation factor TFIID subunit 1 isoform X3 produces MADEDDTMFNFTSLLFGNIDDTGQLDDDILDEDCKKHLNSLGKLGLKPLLNEVFDANDIANNDTTADENYEEETKDPLFLPKSPSAVDYSEISELADEVAESDSKAGLKIIIDSENMPPPLVPVSKPSAHGSEDSRKRKLETPLAAMLPEKYANVDVREFFPDFRVSKVLRFSRLFGPGKSSVLPKIWRSVKKRRKRNKFDDPTSMEESSKKIGWSLNYATPPTSPSRILSDDEAKFLKPMEDREQQKEKENNDSMDSGPKVADWRFGPAQLWYDMLDVPETGDGFDYGFKTKENNNNTLKEINGVSNQSNDIPDESFLMVAQTAWEEDIIWDDSEETKQKVMQNLNCKTNAAGWLPSSSNRTAQTFSQPGKGILPTLGGSVRLGSGQMNPPNKSNNKMSGKQGMDDNSDDTWYSIFPVENEELVYGTWEDEVIWDPECVSQVPKPKILTLDPNDENIILGIPDDVDPQKQRADNVTPVKVKIPHPHVKKSKLLLGKAGVINVLEEDTPPPPSKSPDHDPFNVSNDSYYLPRSSETSLKLKVGGGNLIQHSTPVVELRAPFVQTQMGPMRLRNFHRPQIKRFSNGALAHPGPHGITPLMKYIKKKAKQREQERIASGGGDMFFMRTPEDLTGRDGELILVEFCEEHPPLINQVGMCSKIKNYYKRKASKDEGPTHFRYGEVAYAHTSPFLGVLPPGKSMQVVENNMYRAPIYEHKLQETDFLVIRTRHQYFIREFDALFTVGQLCPLYEVPGPNSKRANNFVRDFLQVFIYRLFWRSKDTPKRIRMDDIKKAFPSHSESSIRKRLKLCADFKRTGSDSNWWVIKPDFRLPPEEEIRAMVSPEQCCAYFSMIAAEQRLKDAGYGEKFFFAPDDDDEDLQLKMDDEIKVAPWNTTRAYIQAMKGKCLLQLTGPADPTGCGEGFSYVRMPNKPMTRQSKEEQETQPKRMVTGTDADLRRLSLNNAKALLRKFGVPEEEIKKLSRWEVIDVVRTLSTEKAKAGEEGMTKFSRGNRFSIAEHQERYKEECQRIFDLQNRVLSSCEVLSTDEGESSDEEDGSDIEEMGKNIENMLANKKTSMQLTLEREEQERQELRKMLYGSDDKKSSKDKKKEEEDFVNNYSNNQTGRVLKIYRTFRDAEGKEYTRMEVVRKQAVIDAYVKIRTTKDEGFIKQFAVLDDAQKEEMKREKRRIQEQLRRIKRNQEKEKSGLGGMHNTSPLRKIPTGLQTVKRLHDSSKHSHQMHDEVAASAVPIQRRRPTKIKPDLKVKCGACGATGHMRTNRACPQYQLNAPPPPVNVALTQEQENEIQKQMNNEVEDLVNVDGTKLTISGKLIKHHEDIKRRSLLLKVPKDALTRKRRKNTNELHCDYLKKHQKPANRRRTDPLVVLSTYFEAILNEIRNLPDVQPFLFPVNVKNVPDYHNIVDRPMDLQTMRENIRQKRYATREDFISDLNQIVQNSTLYNGAMSSLTLAAKRMLDVCVERLKEKEDKMMKLEKEINPLLNDDHQVRLSFILETILNKLKKMSESWPFIKPVDKKQVVDYYDIVKRPMDLETISKKVKAHKYHSRYEFLADIELIFNNCFVYNGRDSSFTERAEVVWKAAQTSLEEYDAQAHLTTLEQQIKKVQEKAEIDSLSSSWYAGDEDQTQESLSSSPTYVGMKTELMDSSEMEIDSKEFVKAETKQILAEDLHCSSEDDEADDDMMEEVKGEYDDLTAIDYNQTQVAAAEAMMQLGNFAFYSDGQKNSEYPDSLTATETYSGDVVDTRITENKTFDDDFLMCKEEMQDKRQYQELMSGVPEESGGVHDDLEISDSDDEMKEKNIDIPDKIVQSNVDNEDDDPDGLWF; encoded by the exons ATGGCGGATGAAGATGATACAATGTTCAATTTCACATCTCTTCTGTTCGGTAACATCGACGATACCGGGCAACTGGACGACGATATACTGGACGAAGATTGCAAGAAACACCTGAATTCGTTGGGAAAATTAGGACTGAAACCTCTACTAAATGAAGTTTTTGATGCGAATGATATCGCCAATAACGATACTACTGCAGATGAAAACTATGAAGAAGAAACCAAAGATCCTTTATTTCTGCCGAAATCACCTTCGGCCGTTGATTACTCTGAAATAAGCGAGTTGGCCGATGAAGTCGCTGAAAGTGATAGCAAAGCTGGTCTCAAGATTATTATCGACTCAGAAAACATGCCACCCCCTTTGGTACCAGTTTCAAAACCGTCTGCCCATGGCAGCGAAGATTCACGTAAACGTAAATTAGAAACACCTTTGGCAGCGATGTTACCTGAGAAATACGCCAATGTTGACGTACGAGAGTTTTTCCCAGATTTTCGTGTCAGCAAA GTTTTGCGTTTTTCAAGATTATTTGGTCCAGGTAAATCATCGGTGCTGCCCAAAATTTGGCGTAGTGTTAAAAAACGCAGAAAACGTAATAAATTCGATGATCCAACATCGATGGAAGAATCATCGAAGAAAATTGGTTGGAGTTTGAACTACGCTACTCCGCCGACATCTCCTTCTAGGATTTTGTCCGATGATGAA gcTAAATTCCTGAAACCGATGGAAGACAGAGAACAGCAAAAGGAGAAAGAAAATAACGATAGTATGGATTCTGGGCCTAAAGTAGCCGATTGGCGTTTTGGTCCTGCTCAGCTGTGGTACGATATGTTGGATGTTCCTGAAACTGGCGATGGTTTCGATTACGGATTTAAAACGAAAGAA AATAATAATAACACTTTGAAAGAAATCAATGGAGTGAGTAATCAAAGTAACGATATCCCCGACGAATCGTTTCTTATGGTGGCCCAGACAGCTTGGGAAGAAGATATTATCTGGGATGATAGCGAAGAAACCAAACAAAAA gtaatgcaaaatttgaactgCAAAACAAATGCTGCCGGTTGGTTACCGAGTAGCAGTAATAGAACAGCTCAAACGTTCAGTCAACCAGGCAAAGGAATTCTTCCTACTCTTGGTGGCTCGGTTAGGCTTGGTTCTGGTCAAATGAACCCTCCTAACAAATCTAATAATAAAAT GTCCGGTAAACAAGGTATGGATGATAACTCCGACGACACTTGGTATTCCATATTTCCTGTGGAGAACGAAGAACTTGTTTACGGAACGTGGGAAGATGAAGTTATCTGGGATCCGGAATGTGTTTCGCAGGTTCCCAAACCTAAAATTTTAACGCTGGATCCGAACGATGAGAATATAATTTTAGGCATCCCAGACGACGTAGATCCTCAAAAACAAAGAGCTGATAATGTTACTCCGGTTAAAGTGAAAATACCTCATCCTCATGTAAAGAAATCTAAACTTTTACTGGGTAAAGCTGGAGTAATTAATGTATTAGAAGAAGATACACCCCCGCCTCCTTCCAAGTCGCCGGATCACGATCCTTTCAACGTATCTAACGACAG TTACTATTTACCAAGATCTTCGGAAACATCGCTGAAATTGAAAGTAGGTGGAGGAAATCTAATTCAGCACTCGACTCCGGTCGTCGAATTACGAGCACCATTCGTGCAAACTCAAATGGGTCCTATGCGATTGAGGAATTTCCACCGGCCGCAGATAAAACGCTTTTCTAATGGAGCTCTGGCACATCCAGGACCTCACGGTATCACTCCTCTGATGAAATACATCAAAAAGAAAGCCAAA CAAAGAGAACAAGAACGTATAGCTTCCGGTGGAGGAGACATGTTCTTTATGAGAACACCCGAAGATTTAACTGGCCGAGATGGTGAACTGATATTGGTCGAGTTTTGCGAAGAACATCCTCCCCTAATTAATCAA GTTGgaatgtgttcaaaaattaaaaattattataaacggAAAGCGAGCAAAGACGAAGGTCCAACGCATTTCCGATATGGTGAAGTCGCTTATGCACATACGTCTCCATTTCTGGGAGTTTTACCTCCTGGTAAATCGATGCAAGTTGTCGAAAATAACATGTATAGAGCACCAATTTACGAGCATAAATTACAAGAGACCGATTTCTTAGTGATCAGAACAAG GCATCAATATTTCATTCGAGAATTCGACGCATTATTTACTGTCGGTCAGTTATGTCCGCTGTACGAAGTTCCTGGTCCAAATTCCAAAAGAGCTAATAATTTTGTCAGAGATTTTCTTCAA GTATTCATCTATAGATTATTTTGGCGGAGTAAAGATACGCCGAAACGAATCAGAATGGATGATATTAAAAAAGCATTTCCATCTCATTCTGAAAGTAGTATCCGGAAAAGGTTGAAATTGTGCGCCGATTTCAAAAgaactg gCAGTGATTCTAATTGGTGGGTAATAAAGCCAGATTTTAGATTACCTCCTGAAGAAGAAATAAGAGCTATGGTTTCTCCGGAACAATGCTGCGCTTATTTCAGTATGATTGCTGCAGAACAAAGATTAAAA gaTGCCGGCTATGGGGAAAAATTCTTTTTCGCTCccgatgacgacgacgaagactTGCAGCTGAAAATGGACGATGAAATCAAAGTGGCTCCGTGGAATACTACTAGAGCTTATATTCAGGCCATGAAAGGTAAATGTCTGCTTCAACTTACCGGCCCTGCAGATCCGACTGGTTGCGGCGAAGGATTCTCTTACGTACGAATGCCTAATAAACCAATGACCAGA caaagtAAAGAAGAACAAGAAACGCAGCCTAAAAGGATGGTTACTGGTACGGATGCTGATTTGAGAAGATTATCTCTAAATAATGCCAAAGctttattgagaaaattcggAGTTCCTGAAGAAGAG atcaaaaaattgagtcgatGGGAAGTTATCGATGTTGTTCGTACGTTATCAACAGAAAAAGCCAAAGCTGGCGAAGAAGGAATGACTAAATTTTCTCGTGGTAACCGATTTTCTATCGCTGAACATCAAGAGAG gtataaaGAAGAATGTCAACGTATTTTCGATCTTCAAAATAGAGTGCTTTCATCATGCGAAGTACTTTCAACAGACGAAGGGGAAAGTTCCGATGAAGAAGATGGCTCTGATATCGAAGAAATgggtaaaaatattgaaaatatgttgGCCAATAAGAAGACCAGCATGCAG TTGACGTTAGAACGAGAAGAACAAGAAAGACAAGAATTACGTAAAATGTTGTACGGCAGTGATGACAAAAAATCCAGCAAagataaaaagaaagaagaggAAGATTTTGTTAATAATTATTCTAATAATCAAACTG GACGTGTGCTGAAAATCTACCGCACCTTTAGAGACGCCGAAGGTAAAGAGTACACAAGGATGGAAGTGGTTCGCAAGCAAGCAGTAATAGATGCCTATGTGAAGATCCGAACCACTAAAGATGAAGGATTCATTAAACAGTTCGCCGTTCTCGATGACGCTCAGAAAGAAGAAATGAAACGTGAAAAGAGAAGGATTCAAGAACAGCTACGGCGTATTAAACGTAaccaagaaaaagaaaaatcag GTTTGGGAGGTATGCATAATACTTCACCATTACGTAAAATCCCAACCGGCTTGCAGACCGTTAAACGTCTGCACGATTCGTCTAAACATTCGCATCAAATGCACGACGAAGTAGCTGCCAGTGCTGTGCCTATTCAGAGACGCCGTCCCACCAAAATTAAGCCTGATTTGAAAGTGAAATGTGGAGCTTGCGGTGCT ACCGGTCATATGAGAACCAATCGAGCATGCCCTCAATACCAATTAAACGCACCTCCGCCTCCGGTCAACGTAGCTCTAACGCAAGAACAAGAGAACGAAATACAGAAACAAATGAACAACGAAGTCGAAGACTTGGTCAACGTTGACGGAACCAAACTCACCATCAGCGGTAAATTAATCAAG CATCACGAAGACATTAAACGAAGATCTCTACTCTTGAAAGTACCCAAAGACGCATTGACCCGAAAACGTCGCAAAAATACCAACGAGCTACACTGCGactatttgaaaaaacaccAGAAACCTGCTAATCGTCGTCGAACCGATCCACTCGTCGTACTTTCTACGTATTTCGAAGCTATTCTAAACGAAATTCGAAATCTACCCGATGTTCAACCTTTTCTGTTCCCTGTTAATGTTAAAAATGTACCGGATTACCATAATATAGTCGATAGACCGATGGATTTGCAAACGATGAGAGAAAATATTAGACAGAAGAGATACGCGACCAGAGAAGATTTTATATCAGATTTAAATCAAATCGTGCAGAATTCTACGTTGTATAATG GTGCTATGAGTTCTTTGACGTTAGCTGCTAAACGTATGTTAGACGTATGTGTCGAGCGACTAAAGGAGAAAGAAGATAAAATGATGAAACTGGAGAAAGAAATCAATCCTCTGCTGAATGACGATCATCAAGTACGCTTATCGTTCATTCTTGAGACCATCCTCAATAAGTTGAAGAAAATGTCCGAATCTTGGCCTTTCATTAAACCAGTAGATAAGAAACAAGTTGTAGATTATTACGATATTGTTAAACGCCCGATGGATTTGGAAACGATTAGTAAAAAAGTCAAAG ctCACAAATATCACTCGAGATACGAATTTTTAGCCGATATCGAGCTTATATTTAATAATTGTTTCGTGTATAATGGTCGTGATTCGTCATTCACGGAACGAGCTGAAGTTGTTTGGAAAGCAGCTCAAACATCTTTGGAAGAG TACGATGCTCAAGCACATTTGACTACTCTCGAACAACAAATTAAGAAAGTACAAGAGAAGGCTGAAATCGATTCGTTGTCATCTTCGTGGTATGCTGGAGACGAGGATCAAACGCAAGAG AGTTTGAGCAGTTCGCCGACCTATGTAGGAATGAAGACAGAATTAATGGATTCTTCGGAAATGGAAATCGATTCGAAAGAATTCGTCAAAGCTGAAACCAAACAAATATTAGCCGAAG ACTTGCACTGTTCGAGTGAAGACGATGAAGCTGACGATGACATGATGGAAGAAGTGAAAGGCGAATATGACGACTTAACAGCCATCGATTACAATCAGACACAAGTGGCCGCCGCTGAGGCCATGATGCAGCTTGGTAATTTCGCATTTTATTCTGACGGACAGAAGAATTCAGAGTATCCAG ATTCGTTAACAGCTACTGAAACGTATAGCGGTGATGTCGTCGATACTAGAATCACTGAAAATAAAACGTTTGACGATGATTTCCTCATGTGTAAAGAGGA